In a genomic window of Glycine max cultivar Williams 82 chromosome 13, Glycine_max_v4.0, whole genome shotgun sequence:
- the LOC100813462 gene encoding ABC transporter G family member 1, whose amino-acid sequence MASLLSSNSAAPSHYEVNPNSRFEATLIEETCSAQKPKGTKGGETSGWNNNEREEKGTCLSWKDVRVTASVGKNGSKSILEGLTGYAKPGQLLAIMGPSGCGKSTLLDTLAGRLGSNTRQTGEILINGKKQALAYGTSAYVTQDDTLLTTLTVGEAVHYSAQLQLPDTMPKEEKKERADFTIREMGLQDAINTRIGGWGVKGISGGQKRRVSICIEILTRPGLLFLDEPTSGLDSAASYYVMKRIATLDKKDDVHRTVVASIHQPSSEVFQLFDNLCLLSSGRTVYFGPASAAKEFFASNGFPCPPLMNPSDHLLKTINKDFDQDTELNLGGTVTIPTEEAIRILVDSYKSSEMNHEVQKEVAVLTEKNTSSTNKKRRHAGFLNQCFALTKRSSINMYRDLGYYWLRLAIYIALAISLATIFYDLGTSYRSIQDRGSFLMFVSSFMTFMTIGGFPSFVEDMKVFERERLNGHYSVTAFVIGNTFSAIPYLLLVSIIPGAIAYYLPGLQKDFEHFVYFICVLFACLMLVESLMMIVASIVPNFLMGIITGAGIQGIMIIGGGFFRLPNDLPRPFWKYPMFYVAFHRYAYQGLFKNEFEGLRFATNNVGGGYISGEEILRDMWQVNMSYSKWFDLGILLGMIILYRVLFLINIKTTEKLKPIIVSFMSSSRSSPKPTIQIMQNPNATPLQEVQVI is encoded by the exons ATGGCTTCCCTTCTCTCATCTAATTCTGCTGCTCCTAGTCATTATGAAGTTAATCCTAACTCAAGATTTGAGGCTACTTTGATAGAAGAAACATGTAGTGCTCAAAAACCAAAAGGGACCAAAGGAGGAGAAACTTCAGGTTGGAATAATaatgagagagaagagaagggtACGTGCTTGAGTTGGAAGGATGTAAGGGTGACTGCTTCTGTGGGAAAGAATGGAAGCAAATCAATTCTTGAGGGTCTAACTGGTTATGCCAAGCCAGGGCAACTCTTGGCCATAATGGGTCCTTCTGGCTGTGGAAAATCTACACTTCTTGATACCTTAGCAG GGAGATTAGGTTCCAACACAAGGCAAACTGGGGAGATTCTGATCAACGGGAAGAAACAAGCACTGGCATATGGAACCTCA GCATATGTAACACAAGATGATACCTTACTCACAACCTTAACGGTTGGAGAAGCAGTACACTATTCAGCTCAACTCCAATTACCTGACACCATgcccaaagaagagaagaaagagagagcaGATTTCACAATCAGAGAAATGGGTCTTCAAGATGCCATTAACACCAGAATTGGAGGGTGGGGTGTTAAGGGAATCAGTGGGGGTCAGAAGAGGAGAGTGAGCATTTGCATTGAGATTCTAACTCGACCAGGGCTTCTGTTTCTTGATGAACCAACTAGTGGACTTGATAGTGCTGCTTCCTATTATGTCATGAAAAGAATTGCCACCCTTGATAAGAAAGATGATGTTCACAGAACTGTTGTTGCCTCAATTCATCAACCTAGTAGTGAAGTTTTTCAACTTTTTGACAACCTTTGTCTTTTGTCTTCTGGTAGAACTGTTTACTTTGGACCCGCTTCTGCTGCAAAAGAG TTTTTCGCTTCAAATGGCTTTCCTTGTCCTCCTCTCATGAATCCATCTGATCATTTacttaaaaccataaacaaagaTTTTGATCAG gaCACTGAGTTGAATTTAGGAGGAACAGTAACAATACCCACCGAAGAAGCAATTCGTATCCTTGTAGATTCATACAAGTCATCTGAAATGAACCATGAAGTTCAGAAAGAAGTGGCAGTACTAACTGAAAAG AACACCAGTTCAACAAACAAGAAGAGAAGACATGCTGGCTTCCTTAACCAGTGCTTTGCTCTAACCAAAAGATCGTCCATTAACATGTATCGTGATCTAGGCTATTACTGGTTACGCCTTGCCATTTATATTGCATTGGCTATAAGTTTAGCCACTATTTTCTATGATCTGGGTACTAGTTATCGCTCAATTCAG GATAGAGGTTCATTTCTTATGTTTGTGTCTTCATTCATGACTTTCATGACCATTGGCGGATTCCCTTCCTTTGTGGAGGATATGAAG GTGTTTGAACGTGAAAGACTAAATGGACATTATAGTGTCACTGCATTTGTGATTGGGAACACCTTTTCAGCAATCCCATACTTGTTGTTGGTTTCAATCATTCCTGGGGCTATAGCCTATTACCTACCTGGTCTTCAGAAAGACTTTGAGCACTTTGTGTACTTCATTTGCGTTCTCTTTGCTTGCCTGATGCTAGTAGAGAGCCTTATGATGATAGTTGCAAGCATTGTCCCCAACTTTCTAATGGGTATCATAACCGGGGCTGGAATTCAAGGAATCATGATTATAGGTGGTGGATTCTTTAGGTTAccaaatgatcttcctaggccATTTTGGAAATACCCTATGTTCTATGTTGCATTCCATAGATATGCCTACCAAGGATTGttcaaaaatgagtttgaagGACTAAGATTCGCTACAAATAACGTTGGTGGTGGCTACATTAGTGGTGAAGAGATTCTAAGAGATATGTGGCAAGTGAACATGAGTTACTCAAAGTGGTTTGATCTTGGAATCTTGCTAGGGATGATTATTCTGTATCGTGTTCTCTTTTTGATTAACATCAAAACTACTGAGAAGCTGAAGCCAATCATTGTATCATTCATGTCATCATCAAGGTCTTCACCTAAGCCAACAATACAGATCATGCAGAATCCCAATGCAACTCCTTTACAAGAAGTTCAAGTCATATAA
- the LOC100785321 gene encoding uncharacterized protein sll0005 isoform X2 — MFLDFGLLCQMDKRHQLAMLASIIHIVNGDWASLVRALVDMDVVRPGTNIRLFTLELEQALGEVEFKEGIPDVKFSRVLGKIWTVALKHHFPMPPYITLVLRSLASLEGLAIAADTNFNTFEAAYPYVVRKLLTDNSAATRNILHWVLLNEGRSSSDKDFPFS; from the exons AT GTTTCTGGATTTTGGTTTGCTCTGTCAAATGGACAAAAGGCATCAGCTTGCTATGCTGGCTTCAATTATTCATATAGTAAATGGTGACTGGGCATCCCTTGTCCGTGCTCTGGTTGATATGGATGTTGTGAGGCCAGGGACAAATATCAGACTTTTTACCCTC GAACTGGAACAAGCCTTGGGAGAAGTAGAATTTAAAGAAGGAATTCCTGATGTGAAGTTTAGCAGG GTTCTGGGAAAGATTTGGACTGTAGCACTCAAGCATCATTTCCCCATGCCACCGTATATTACACTTGTCTTGCGATCCCTAGCTTCATTGGAAG GTTTGGCTATAGCTGCAGATACAAATTTCAATACTTTTGAAGCTGCATATCCTTATGTTGTTCGGAAACTTCTCACAGACAACTCAGCTGCAACAAGGAATATATTGCATTGG GTGCTTCTAAACGAAGGAAGGAGTTCCAGTGACAAAGACTTTCCCTTTTCTTGA
- the LOC100785858 gene encoding ABC transporter G family member 1 — MEAFRGPRKMNRGEGEGVAQKEEIGICLTWKDVWVTASNKKNGSKSILQRLTGYAKPGQLLAIMGPSGCGKSTLLDTLAGRLGSNTRQAGEILINGHKQALSYGTSAYVTQDDTLLTTLTVREAVHYSAQLQLPDTMSTEEKKERADFTIREMGLQDAINTRIGGWGCKGISGGQKKRVSICIEILTRPKLLFLDEPTSGLDSAASYYVMKRIVALAQNDHIQRTVIASIHQPSSEVFQLFNNLCLLSSGKTVYFGPASAASEFFASSGFPCSSLMNPSDHLLKTINKDFDKDIEVGLAGTRNIPTEEVIHILVNSYKSSERNQEVHNEVAVLSKKVTFMAYYIKRGNAGFLNQCLVLTKRSFINMHRDLGYYWLRFVIYVALAITLASVFYDLGKSYDSIKDRGSLVAFINGFITFMTIGGFPSFVEVMKVYQRERQNGHYGVTAFVIGNTLSSVPYLLLVTFIPGAISYYLPGLQKGCQHFLYFICVLFSSLMLVESLMMIVASAVPNFLMGIITGSGIQGIMLLLCGFFKLPNHIPKPVWKYPLHYVAFHTYANQGMFKNEYEGLRFASNEAGGGYVSGEEVLRNTWQVDMSYSKWVDLAILIGMIVVYRVLLLVIIKVKEKMKPVVVSISCMSSSPKKTIQVMENPNATPLH; from the exons ATGGAAGCTTTTAGAGGTCCAAGAAAGATGAATAGAGGAGAAGGTGAAGGTGTGGCTCAGAAAGAAGAGATCGGTATCTGCTTAACATGGAAGGATGTATGGGTGACAgcttccaataaaaaaaatggaagcaaaTCAATTCTTCAAAGGCTAACTGGTTATGCCAAGCCAGGGCAACTCTTGGCAATAATGGGTCCCTCAGGCTGTGGCAAATCAACACTACTTGATACTTTAGCAG GGAGATTAGGTTCAAACACAAGGCAGGCCGGGGAGATTCTGATCAATGGTCACAAACAAGCACTGTCTTATGGAACCTCA GCATATGTCACACAAGATGATACATTACTCACCACCTTAACGGTTAGAGAAGCAGTGCACTATTCAGCTCAACTCCAATTGCCTGATACCATGTCCAcagaagagaagaaagagagagcaGATTTCACAATCAGAGAAATGGGTCTGCAAGATGCCATTAACACAAGAATTGGAGGGTGGGGTTGTAAAGGCATTAGTGGAGGTCAGAAGAAGAGAGTGAGCATCTGCATCGAGATCCTAACACGCCCTAAACTTCTGTTTCTTGATGAACCAACTAGTGGACTTGATAGTGCAGCTTCCTATTATGTCATGAAAAGAATTGTTGCCCTTGCTCAAAATGACCACATTCAGAGAACCGTTATTGCGTCAATCCACCAGCCTAGCAGTGAAGTTTTCCAACTCTTCAATAACCTTTGTCTTCTCTCTTCGGGTAAAACAGTTTACTTTGGACCTGCTTCTGCTGCAAGTGAG TTTTTTGCTTCAAGTGGTTTTCCTTGTTCTTCTCTTATGAATCCATCTGATCATTTACTGAAAACTATCAACAAGGATTTTGATAAG GACATCGAGGTGGGTTTAGCAGGAACTAGAAACATACCTACAGAAGAAGTAATCCACATCCTTGTGAACTCATACAAATCATCTGAAAGGAACCAAGAAGTTCACAATGAAGTAGCTGTACTATCTAAGAAGGTAACCTTCATGGCTTACT ATATTAAGAGAGGGAATGCAGGCTTCCTTAATCAATGCTTAGTTCTTACCAAAAGATCGTTCATTAATATGCATCGTGATCTTGGCTATTATTGGTTACGTTTCGTCATATATGTTGCATTGGCCATAACTTTAGCCAGTGTTTTCTATGATTTGGGCAAAAGTTATGACTCAATTAAG GATCGAGGTTCACTTGTTGCATTTATAAATGGATTCATTACTTTCATGACCATTGGTGGATTTCCTTCCTTTGTGGAAGTCATGAAG GTATATCAACGAGAAAGACAAAATGGGCATTATGGTGTGACTGCATTTGTCATTGGGAACACCTTGTCATCTGTCCCATACTTGCTATTGGTTACATTCATTCCTGGGGCTATATCTTATTACCTTCCCGGTCTTCAGAAGGGATGCCAGCACTTTCTGTATTtcatttgtgttttattttctaGTCTCATGTTAGTGGAGAGTCTTATGATGATAGTTGCGAGCGCTGTTCCCAACTTTCTAATGGGCATCATAACTGGTTCTGGAATTCAAGGAATCATGCTTTTACTTTGTGGCTTCTTTAAATTGCCAAATCATATTCCTAAGCCAGTTTGGAAATACCCATTACACTATGTTGCCTTTCATACGTATGCCAACCAAGGAATGTTCAAGAACGAGTATGAAGGACTAAGATTTGCTTCCAATGAAGCTGGAGGAGGTTACGTAAGTGGTGAAGAGGTTTTAAGAAATACATGGCAAGTTGACATGAGTTACTCAAAGTGGGTTGATCTTGCAATCTTAATAGGGATGATTGTTGTGTATAGagttttacttttggttatcATCAAGGTTAAAGAGAAGATGAAGCCCGTTGTTGTATCAATATCGTGCATGTCATCTTCTCCCAAGAAAACAATACAGGTCATGGAAAACCCCAACGCCACTCCTTTACATTGA
- the LOC100785321 gene encoding uncharacterized protein sll0005 isoform X1, with protein sequence MVIQILLFVAGINTLLRTVLELIAYKSWRFLDFGLLCQMDKRHQLAMLASIIHIVNGDWASLVRALVDMDVVRPGTNIRLFTLELEQALGEVEFKEGIPDVKFSRVLGKIWTVALKHHFPMPPYITLVLRSLASLEGLAIAADTNFNTFEAAYPYVVRKLLTDNSAATRNILHWVLLNEGRSSSDKDFPFS encoded by the exons ATGGTCATACAAATTCTGCTTTTTGTAGCTGGCATTAACACACTTCTCCGAACAGTTTTGGAACTAATTGCCTACAAAAGTTGGAG GTTTCTGGATTTTGGTTTGCTCTGTCAAATGGACAAAAGGCATCAGCTTGCTATGCTGGCTTCAATTATTCATATAGTAAATGGTGACTGGGCATCCCTTGTCCGTGCTCTGGTTGATATGGATGTTGTGAGGCCAGGGACAAATATCAGACTTTTTACCCTC GAACTGGAACAAGCCTTGGGAGAAGTAGAATTTAAAGAAGGAATTCCTGATGTGAAGTTTAGCAGG GTTCTGGGAAAGATTTGGACTGTAGCACTCAAGCATCATTTCCCCATGCCACCGTATATTACACTTGTCTTGCGATCCCTAGCTTCATTGGAAG GTTTGGCTATAGCTGCAGATACAAATTTCAATACTTTTGAAGCTGCATATCCTTATGTTGTTCGGAAACTTCTCACAGACAACTCAGCTGCAACAAGGAATATATTGCATTGG GTGCTTCTAAACGAAGGAAGGAGTTCCAGTGACAAAGACTTTCCCTTTTCTTGA